One Microcebus murinus isolate Inina chromosome 7, M.murinus_Inina_mat1.0, whole genome shotgun sequence genomic region harbors:
- the CYP7A1 gene encoding cytochrome P450 7A1, with protein sequence MMSMSLIWGIVAAVCCCLWLILGIRRRQKGEPPLENGLIPYLGCALQFGANPLEFLRANQRKHGHVFTCKLMGKYVHFITNPLSYHKVLCHGKYFDWKKFHFATSAKAFGHRSIDPSDGNTSENIQDTFTKTLQGDALNSLTDAMMEHLQLAMRPAVWSQPQAAAWVTEGMYSFCYRVMFEAGYLTLFGRDLARQDSQRAHILNKLDHFKHFDRVFPALVAGLPIRAFPAAHRARERLAQSLRHERLRRRAGVSALVRLRMLLNDSASTFDDLEKARTHLAVLWASQANTIPATFWSLFQMIRNPEAMKAATEEVNKTLENAGQKISLEGSPICLNRMQLNDLPVLDSIIKESLRLSSASLNIRTAKEDFTLRLEDRSYHIRKDDIIALYPQLMHLDPEIYPDPLTFKYDRFLDENGKTKTTFYSNGLKLKYYYMPFGSGATICPGRLFAVYEIKQFLILMLSYFELELVDNHVKCPPLDQSRAGLGILPPLNDVEFKYKFKHL encoded by the exons ATGATGAGCATGTCTTTGATCTGGGGGATTGTTGCAGCAGTGTGCTGTTGTTTATGGCTGATTCTTGGAATTAGGAGAAG GCAAAAGGGTGAACCACCTCTAGAGAatgggttgattccatacctgGGCTGTGCTCTGCAATTTGGTGCCAATCCTCTTGAGTTCCTTAGAGCAAATCAAAGGAAACATGGTCATGTTTTTACCTGCAAACTAATGGGAAAATATGTCCACTTCATCACAAATCCCTTGTCATACCATAAGGTGTTGTGTCATGGGAAATATTTTGATTGGAAAAAATTTCACTTTGCTACTTCTGCAAAG GCATTTGGGCACAGAAGCATTGACCCAAGTGATGGAAATACCAGTGAAAACATACAGGACACTTTTACCAAAACCCTGCAAGGCGATGCCTTGAATTCCCTCACCGACGCGATGATGGAACACCTCCAGCTTGCCATGAGACCCGCGGTCTGGTCTCAGCCGCAGGCGGCCGCCTGGGTGACGGAGGGGATGTATTCCTTCTGCTACCGCGTCATGTTCGAAGCGGGGTACTTGACCCTCTTCGGCAGAGATCTTGCGAGGCAGGACTCACAACGCGCACACATTCTGAACAAGCTCGACCACTTCAAGCACTTCGACAGGGTGTTCCCGGCGCTGGTGGCCGGCCTGCCCATCCGCGCGTTCCCGGCGGCGCACCGCGCGCGGGAGCGGCTGGCGCAGAGCCTGCGGCACGAGCGGCTGCGGCGCAGGGCCGGCGTGTCGGCCCTGGTGCGCCTGCGCATGCTGCTCAACGACTCGGCGTCCACCTTCGACGACCTGGAGAAGGCCAGGACGCACCTGGCCGTCCTCTGGGCGTCGCAGGCAAACACCATTCCGGCGACTTTCTGGAGCTTATTTCAAATGATTAG gAATCCTGAAGCAATGAAAGCGGCTACTGAAGAAGTGAATAAAACATTAGAGAATGCTGGTCAAAAAATCAGCTTGGAAGGCAGTCCTATTTGTTTGAATCGAATGCAGCTGAATGACCTGCCAGTACTCG acagTATCATCAAAGAATCTCTGAGGCTTTCCAGCGCCTCCCTGAACATCCGGACTGCTAAGGAGGATTTCACTCTGCGCCTGGAGGACAGATCCTATCACATTCGAAAAGATGACATCATAGCTCTCTATCCACAGTTAATGCACCTAGATCCAGAAATCTACCCAGATCCTTTG acTTTTAAATATGATCGATTTCTTGATGAAAATGGGAAGACAAAGACCACCTTCTATAGTAATGGACTCAAGTTAAAGTATTACTACATGCCCTTTGGATCAGGAGCTACGATATGTCCTGGAAGATTATTTGCTGTCTACGAAATCAAGCAATTTTTGATTCTGATGCTTTCCTATTTTGAACTGGAGCTTGTGGACAACCATGTTAAATGTCCCCCTTTGGACCAGTCCCGTGCAGGCTTGGGCATTTTACCACCATTAAATGATGTCgagtttaaatataaatttaaacatttgtgA